GAGCTTTGGGACCGGCCAAACCTAGCGATAAGTGCAGAATATGCACAGCCGATTTCCCAATTAAATACGGTATTCCTTAACGTAAGCGAGTTTCTCGTGAGATGATGTCGGAATATTTAAGAGCGCCTGTCCGTAAAAATCAAAGATATCGAGGCAAGGTTAGAAATTCGATTTCGATCGTATTTTAATGTTCAATAGGCTGGGAGGTGACTAAAATCACCACATAGTTTTTTCAGTGAAGTACCCCTTTATTCCAAAGTAAAACGGCAAACAACGAAAATCCGTTAAAATGCGGGCAAacctaaaaccaggaatccggaatccggaatcacagtacaatacacagagtaaaaactatcctaaacattcataaaagctaaccttaggcctaattaggcctaaaaacgtttgtttaggcctaattaggcataaggttagcttttatgaatgtttaggatagtttttactctctgtattgtactgtgattccggattccggattccgggttttagggttgcccttaAAATGCCATTTGAGACGCTAAATTATTACAAGGGTTTGACAGCCTTGTGTACAAAGACAAATCATTCTACCGcatttaaaacaaataaatcttAAATCCTCAAATATATGTTGGAATGATTTTGGGAAATATTGCGCTGTTCCGGCTTTGCAAACGAAATAATTCAATTTGACATACAATTCACTAAACTTCCGTttataaattaaattttcacaCGATGCGTGAAAGCTTCAAATTGATTAATTAAGCTTCCGGGATTTGAATTATTCTTTTGCGACGCAAGAAGCGAGAGCGTCTCAAAGTCCGCAAAGAAAGCAAATATTTTGACCTTCGGCAATGCTGGTCACACACAAATTTTACGCCATGTACATGACTTAACCCATATTTGGTTAAAATAAGCAGTTAAGAAACATTCAATGAGAATATCGAGCGCTCTCTCAAGGCAGCGATCGAACTATCTGCATTCTGCTTTCGAGAGAATAATTTACTTCTTCTTAGACGTTTATACATTAGATTTTCACATGATGCGTGAAAGCTTTATTTGATTAATTAAGCTTCTGGGATTTGAATATTAGAAGCATAGTCTATATCAGAAGCACCCaatgtcaattttcggaaaatatctgttcggaagacgatttgagatctagaattttcggagcTTTTCCTCTAAAATTCCtagcttgcctgcctgtcctaggattttcgaacatctaaaacatgatataattgcccatttttaacggaattttaccctaaaaaggtcacctacaattttcgggagccttttttctggctgaaattttcgaaacggtaagttttgatccctataattttcggatcactagactttcagctgggGAATCCGAactgatgaaaaatttttaggggataaaatatgcctatatctaccgtttaaatactaaaatacgtttaacaatgctatgtttaagtggttttgatcTATATTCTCTTTGGGTGCCTGCTATATGTTAGTTCTACTTCGTCATTGGTCTAAGTCgctcgaagtcacgtgagatagagcgCGCGAAACTAGAGCATTCAGTTCGAGCGTTGCTTTAAGAGCGTTCAGTTGGGGAATATTTTATTCTCCAACAGCAGCTTAAATTTATGGCGGAAAACACTTCAGACGACGACTTCCTCAGAGAAGAAGGTATTTCCGTTGAGGACAACTTGGAAGGGATGGCGACAggaagcaagagttcgacggtGTCGAGTGAGAATGCAGAGCTAAAGGCTCTGCTCACTTCAATGAACGAAACGATGAAAGCCATGAGCGAATCGCTCCGCGGCTCGGGGGACAAGCCGACCCCCAAACCGGCAGAATCTGCCAAACGAGGTCGAAAGACCAATAATGGTTCTCATGAATCGCTCAGCGATTCCGCAGAGTCGGATGCTGAACAGCTTTTGGAACCAAACAAGCGCCAAAAAATCCAGGATGGCGACGAAGAAGAAGATACCTTGCTCGACGAGATCGTACAGTCAATGACTGAAACTGAGAAGACTGATGCGAAAATCTCGGAGAAACTCGCGAAAATCGTCGAGAACCGTTGGCTTAATAAACTCAGCGACGGACAATTTAAGGAGAAAACAGAGAAGTATCTCCGACCAGCCAACTGTGATAATTTCATCACTCCCAAAGTCAACCCCGAAATATGGGAACGACTTGATCGCCAAACACGTGGGCGAGACCTTAAGCTATCGACACTTCAGTCAACTACCACTAAAGTGGGATACATTTGCACAAAAGCTACCGACCTTTTGTTGCAAGCCCGAAGGGAAAACAAGTCTCCCGACATTGAGCAGTTGATAAGAATGCATACCGACGCTCTGGGGCTTTTAGGCCATATCTCGTTCGAGATATCACAGCGCCGACGAGACGCCATTAGACCTAATCTAAACAAAGAGTACGCTACACTGTGCGCGTCGCATGTCCCCATCACGAAGATGCAGTTCGGGGACGAGCTACAAACACAGCTCAATCATATCCGAGCTTCGAATAAAATTAGCAATACCACCAGTACTCAAGGTGGGAATAAGGGGTATTCAAAGCAGCGAGGTTCCAGCTACCGAGGTTCGCACTCCACAAGTACTGGCAGGCATTTTTTAGGGAGAACCTCTCAGACGAGCCAGCAGAACAACCGCGGTCGGAACAACCGGAATTACCCCCTAAAGAAAAAAGATCACAACGATCAGAAGTAACGACTACTGGTATTATCAGCCAACTTGATTCTCCTCAGGTAAGGGacaattttgcatcatttttgCCCATATTACTAGAATACTTCAGGGAAAAGATGCTTTTCTTTAAGGCTGGTAAATTAGCAGCCCATTTTTCACAATGGCAGTCTTTAACCTCAGACCCTGAAATTCTCGAGACTGTATCAGGTTGCAAAATTGAATTTGATACAATTCCAAGCCTTAATAAGGTTATGGTCCATGCAGTGCTCTCTGAGACTCAAACAGAATCTGTTGACACAGAAGTCTCTAATCTGTTGCGTAAACAAGCAATTCAAGCCTGCGACCATGAGGCAGGGGAATACATCTCCCCCATCTTCACCCGGCCTAAGAAAGATGGATCACACAGAATGATATTGAACCTAAAGTCCCTAAACAAACATATTACTCACCATCATTTCAAGATGGATACAGTGTTAACTGCTGTTCGACTAATGAAACCTGGGTGCTTTATGGCGTCAATCGACTTAAAAGATGCCTATTATTCAGTATCAGTACATTCTGATTTCCAAAAGTACCTGAAATTCAGCTGGAGAGGCCAGTTGtacaagtttgtttgttttcccaatGGACTAGCCCCTTGCCCTAGAcaattcacaaaattgttaAAGCCAGTTTTCTCCAGCCTCAGAAAACTTGGGCACATCTCTGTTGTATATATAGATGACACCTGGCTTACATCCGAAGACTATAACTCTTGTGTTAATAACATTGCAGAGACCATTACCTTATTGGATAGGCTAGGATTTGTAATACACCCTGAAAAGTCTATCTTGATTCCTACCCAAGAAATTACTTTCTTGGGATTTATCTTTAACTCAGCCAATATGACACTCAAATTGACTCCTGAAAGGGCcctgaaattaaaaactgcCTGCCTGGAAAATTTGGAGGCTGCCACACCCCATATTAGGGATGTGGCCAGGCTATTAGGGCTTATGACCTCCAGCTTTCCTGGAGTCATGTATGGAGCCCTTCATTATAGGGCACTTGAGATGGGGAAGACTTGTgccttgaaacaaaataaaggaaattttgacAGGCCCATGACTTTGTCTAGTGAAGCAAAATCAGACATTCAGTGGTGGATTGACTCTATTTCAGAGGCATACAATCCTGTAAACCATGGAGACCCTGACATCATCATGACCACTGATGCCTCCTTGTTAGGATGGGGTGCATGTCTTGATGGCATGACAACAGGGGGGAGGTGGAACCCAGATGAGGCCACCCATGATATCAACTACTTGGAGATGCTTGCTGTCCTATTTGCTCTGCAGTCCTTTTCTGACAAGGTGTCAGCAAAACACATTAAACTTATGGTTGATAATACCACTGCTGTGGCCACCATAAACCAAATGGGCACTTGTCACTCCAACCTAAACAATAAATTGGTACAACAAATATGGGAATGGTGTATCTTACATGGGGTCTGGCTAACTGTAGCCCATATACCAGGCAAATCTAACACAGAAGCAGATAGGGAATCAAGGTTAACTAGGAAGGAAACAGAGTGGTGCCTTGACAGATCTATTTACAGTGCTGTCATACAAAAGCTGGATGTAACACCAGATATCGATCTGTTTGCTTCCAGACTGAACTACCAACTTAAACCCTACATTGCCTACAGACCTGACCCCGGGGCTTTAGCAGTCAATGCTTTTCATATCTCTTGGAAAGAATACACTTTCTATGCATTTCCACCATTTTGCATTATACAAAGAGtcctgcaaaaaataaatattgatcaaGCAACAGGGATAATCATAGTTCCCAATTGGCCAACCCAAACGTGGTGGCCATATCTCATGTCCATGCTAATTAACTACCCAATAATTCTTCCTAGGAAGACCAGGACACTCTTTCTACCAGCACAGCCTCAGGAAATACATCCACTTCACACGAAGCTAGAACTTCTTGCTTGCCACTTGTCGGGGACCTCTTGTCTGACCAAGGAATTTCAAAAGAAGCTTCAGAACTTATCCTCAAATCCTGGAGGACAGGGACACAGAAGCAATATAGAACTTACCTTGAAAGATGGAAAGTGTTCTGTACTTCAAGGGAAGTTAATCCCCTTTGTGGTACTGTAACAaatggaattgattttttggtcacacaaTATAAACGTGGATTGACATACAGTTCCTTAAACACAGCAAGGTGCGCTCTTTCTACTGTAATACTGCTGCCTAACGGAATCACATTTGGAAATCACCCCTTGGTGACAAGGCTGATGAAGGGGGTGTTCGAATCAAGACCAACTTTGCCGAGATATAACAGCATTTGGAATGTCTCCACAGTTCTTGACTTCATAAAAACTCTGGGGCCCAATGAGGAACTCAGCCTCAAAAATGTTACATTAAAATGTGTTACTCTTGTTGCCTTGTTGTCTGGACAGAGGTGCCAAACAATCCATGCCCTCAGAATCAGTGGTATGAAGGAGACCAATGGACAGATTCGTTTTGACATTTTTACGTTGCTGAAAACTTCAAAACCTGGGAAACACCAGGAACCCTTGACCTTCAAACCCTATACATATGATAGTCAGTTATGTGTTGTTAAATGCCTCCAACAGTATATCAAACAAACATCAGAATTTCGGAATGGGGCTGACCAGTTATGGCTTAGTTACCAAAAACCCCATAACCCAGCTAGCAAAGATACAGTCAGCAGATGGATAAAGGAATTTCTTAAAAAATCTGGCATAGACGTATCATCCTATGGGGCTCATAGTACTCGTGCTGCTTCCTCTTCAGCTGCAAGCTCCTCACCAACCATTTCCCTCCAGACTATCATGAATGCTGCTGGCTGGGCCAGGGAAAGCACTTTtcgcaaattttatgataaaccAGCTGACTCAGAGAGTCCAAACTTTGGAGAGCAACTTTTATTGCATTGTAATGAAAAGCAATAAACTAACGTTTCTAGTTGTTTGAATCATTTGGCTGTTCATTGCCACACTGCTTTAaagtctcacgtgacttcgagcgacttagaccaatgacgaagtagaattagaaattaaacgaggcttacctgtaaggtgaagtttgattggaattctatgagtcattggtcaggagcGAAGGAGTCACGTGCCCGCCCTGCATAAACTATGTTGATCTGTCATTCTTCAACCCACCCTATTTATTAGGATTGGGGTGTGGCAATTCACCAGctgtttttaaaactgaatgCTCTAGTTTCGCGcgctctatctcacgtgacCCCCTCgctcctgaccaatgactcatagaattccaatcaaacttcaccttacaggtaagcctcgtttaatttctaattatattatattataagtCCGCAAAAAGGCAACACATACATCTCAAAAAGGCCACGCCAATCAGATCCTCGCGTTTGTGGGCGAATGCATTCTTCGGAAAGTTGGGGTTTGCGGGAAAGCGTTTCCTTCCctcctctccccctcccccctctcttCATTTTTGCTCTCGCCCCATTTTTTGCTCGGTCAAAACATGGAAAAAGCCCGCTTCTCAATAATCCTCTTCTGTGCCCCACGGAAACGCTGGCTACGCAGGCTACCGGTAGTCCTTCACGAATTCATTACTTTATTCAGTGAATTCTCTTAAGTTGTTAGGCAGAAGAAATTAGCCGAGCAATCAGAACAAATTGTCACGATCGAAAGTGGCAGATTTATTTTAAGCGAGAGGGAAAAACTAGAAAAGCCTTCAATTCGTGAAATACGACGActagggcacccaacgataaccttcggtgaaatatgtgctTGCTCGGGAGAGTCAAACCGTTCTAAGAATCTCGGTTCTACggttgccaaacagctacagctttctttactaaaacatcgcctaaaagattcgcaaccagggaaaagtagtcccttacgttttcggaaagggtatttttgcactttttggcacttaaaaaggtcacctagcagtttcagATGAGCATGtggttcggttggaagttcttagaaggtaaaaCGTTCAACTAGCAATTTCTAAAATGAAGATATCGTTCCCTAAAATTCTCGGACACTTCACTGAAAAAttgaattttcagctaagatatccgaacagatcaaattcttctgggTGATAAAAATATCTCTTCAGACAGTCTTTaaacattacaaggagcctagaaatgactctcaaaggcttttggcttaatttgttGGTTGGGCGGTGCCCTTGCGACGAGCCGACTCGGCGAAAACGTGACACAGAATCAAAGATAAAGCGACCGATATTTTCGTATGACGTCTTAAATAAAGCCGTCTGGCCTCAGTTATTCAAAGCGGGGCCAGAAAGCTTTATCCAGTGGCAAAGTCACTAACCAGAgtataaaatatacttcacgATAACCGTTGGCCAAGATTTTCTTACACACCTTTTAACTAGAGGTGTTTAGAGTGTACATATTTACAGTTACGGCACCAAATATTGAAATCATTGCAAAGATTGAAACTGACGGATAGTGaattatccaccggataaagttgtaaccctttgaacaactggagtcTGGCCTCTGCTTGAAATTTGCTACATTGTAAACACAGCGAGGAAAAACACCTTACCCTTTGATTCTTGTCAACCAAGTACAGGGAATGCGTGTTTGCATGAGTAGCTGtaaaacagtaaacgaaaaagATATTAAGGATAATTTCTTCTATTGTGACTAAGCGAGTGTTGggtatgagatggtaaataccCAACGAGACGTGtagtgccgagttggctataaccagtctcatatctaaCAAGCGCAAATGGTataattgtttgttttttttaaattgaattttcattaaattcggGACGCTTGGGCACTTGGAAATTCAAGCCAATCAGTTTTCCAGCTTGGTAAAACTTGATGCAATTAGTTTCCATACTAGATCACAgcgtatatgagctgataaccgagattgagttaACCATTCAGAAGAATAGgaacgcaatatccgaggttgaaaatttaatgataaGTAAACATCCGAGTGATCCTTTGCAGGAATCGAACCTTCGCCCTTCCGATAACTAGTTCTGAGCTATACTAGGAGACTCGTTAGAGCTTCAGCCATTAAACCGGTTGACCGGTGACGATGGTCTCGTTATATAGCTAGAATTAAAATTGTCGAATTGGTGCATCCTCGAAATTACGGTGAAGAAGTTTGCAAATGCTAAACCCGAAATTTAATGAAGAGGTGATTTTTTCCAACAAGGATACTTGGGAAAAAAAGAACCGAGTCCTCCTTCGCGTGAGTCCAGTCTTTCACGCAAAAAA
Above is a window of Montipora capricornis isolate CH-2021 chromosome 6, ASM3666992v2, whole genome shotgun sequence DNA encoding:
- the LOC138050613 gene encoding uncharacterized protein — protein: MAENTSDDDFLREEGISVEDNLEGMATGSKSSTVSSENAELKALLTSMNETMKAMSESLRGSGDKPTPKPAESAKRGRKTNNGSHESLSDSAESDAEQLLEPNKRQKIQDGDEEEDTLLDEIVQSMTETEKTDAKISEKLAKIVENRWLNKLSDGQFKEKTEKYLRPANCDNFITPKVNPEIWERLDRQTRGRDLKLSTLQSTTTKVGYICTKATDLLLQARRENKSPDIEQLIRMHTDALGLLGHISFEISQRRRDAIRPNLNKEYATLCASHVPITKMQFGDELQTQLNHIRASNKISNTTSTQGGNKGYSKQRGSSYRGSHSTSTGRHFLGRTSQTSQQNNRGRNNRNYPLKKKDHNDQK